One part of the Arabidopsis thaliana chromosome 1 sequence genome encodes these proteins:
- a CDS encoding Mannose-binding lectin superfamily protein, which yields MALKVEAKGGKVGIQWDDGSDYHDVTKIYVRGGLEGIQFIKFEYVKAGKKVIGPIHGASGRGFTETFEINNLEKEYLLSIEGYYNASTGVIQCLQFITNKKTYDPIGYNEGARFTLSASRSKIIGFHGFADKYLNSLGAYFIKIPSIQSAIEGAKTTGKGFDDGGDYDGIRKVYVTTDGSAIRHVRFDYDKAGQVETRERGAKTGTQHEFTVNHPYEYITSVEGTYAHTQPYNCVVLTSLTFKTSKGRASPAIGKVTGSKFKLERQGDAIVGFHGRVGSCIDGIGVYYAPLPPSPPPPEKLQGQGGDGGDSWDDGAFKNVKKIYVGQGDVGIAAVKFEYETYTSEVILAERHGKETLLGYEEFSFSLP from the exons ATGGCCCTCAAGGTGGAAGCTAAAGGTGGAAAGGTAGGGATCCAGTGGGATGATGGATCTGACTATCATGATGTAACAAAGATATATGTACGAGGTGGTCTTGAAGGTATTCAGTTCATCAAGTTTGAGTATGTCAAGGCTGGGAAAAAGGTTATTGGACCAATCCATGGTGCTTCTGGTCGTGGTTTCACAGAGACG TTTGAGATCAACAATTTGgaaaaagaatatttgttATCTATTGAGGGTTACTACAACGCATCTACCGGTGTGATACAATGTCTTCAGTTCATAACTAACAAGAAGACTTATGATCCAATCGGATACAATGAGGGTGCTAGGTTTACACTTAGCGCTAGCAGGAGCAAGATTATTGGGTTTCATGGATTTGCTGACAAGTATCTCAACTCTCTTGGAGCATATTTTATCAAGATTCCTTCAATCCAATCAGCAATCGAAGGTGCTAAAACCACAGGAAAAGGTTTTGATGATGGTGGTGACTACGACGGCATAAGAAAAGTGTACGTTACAACTGATGGCTCTGCAATTAGGCATGTAAGGTTCGACTATGACAAAGCCGGTCAAGTGGAAACTCGTGAGCGCGGGGCGAAGACCGGAACACAACATGAG TTTACGGTCAATCATCCATATGAATATATCACATCTGTGGAGGGAACCTACGCTCATACCCAACCTTACAATTGTGTTGTTCTTACATCGTTAactttcaaaacatcaaaaggaAGAGCCTCTCCAGCGATTGGAAAAGTGACTGGTAGCAAATTCAAGCTGGAGAGACAAGGTGATGCTATTGTTGGGTTCCATGGACGGGTAGGCTCTTGTATTGATGGTATCGGGGTGTATTACGCTCCACTTCcaccttctcctcctcctccagaGAAACTCCAAGGCCAAGGTGGTGACGGTGGAGATTCTTGGGACGATGGTGCTTTCAAAAATGTGAAGAAGATATATGTAGGACAAGGCGATGTTGGGATTGCTGCAGTCAAATTTGAGTACGAGACTTACACTAGTGAGGTGATTCTGGCAGAAAGACATGGAAAGGAAACATTGCTCGGATACGAAGAGTTCAGTTTCTCTTTACCCTAA
- the AR791 gene encoding actin binding protein family (AR791; FUNCTIONS IN: actin binding; LOCATED IN: endomembrane system; EXPRESSED IN: 22 plant structures; EXPRESSED DURING: 13 growth stages; BEST Arabidopsis thaliana protein match is: Hydroxyproline-rich glycoprotein family protein (TAIR:AT3G25690.2); Has 24282 Blast hits to 16377 proteins in 1084 species: Archae - 431; Bacteria - 1887; Metazoa - 12444; Fungi - 1813; Plants - 1044; Viruses - 150; Other Eukaryotes - 6513 (source: NCBI BLink).) codes for MIITTHKRDINLLVLQLGAALAVSFAGFLFARFRKNTKRIGPTLPPLPPHSSDNGYRDYSNKSIDRRDEGTEKTDEETLIGVSPRRECDLDEKDVFLLPEFEEEAKKLDLLVCDDCETPRSDITAPLAFPSEEEADHENEINRLRNTVRALRERERCLEDKLLEYYSLKEQQKIAMELRSRLKLNQMETKVFNFKIKKLQAENEKLKAECFEHSKVLLELDMAKSQVQVLKKKLNINTQQHVAQILSLKQRVARLQEEEIKAVLPDLEADKMMQRLRDLESEINELTDTNTRLQFENFELSEKLESVQIIANSKLEEPEEIETLREDCNRLRSENEELKKDVEQLQGDRCTDLEQLVYLRWINACLRYELRTYQPPAGKTVARDLSTTLSPTSEEKAKQLILEYAHSEDNTDYDRWSSSQEESSMITDSMFLDDSSVDTLFATKTKKTGKKKLMHKLMKILHGKDTKDSKKRAGSSEPSSSNTGVHSTPRQLRSTHSMDFQMLMRGKDEEEDFKNHIVMLRRKSEAAGSSTYGEEHCLETDQNGKKELIKLADALTKSRSTKKLHKKSVSFFF; via the exons ATGATTATTACCACACACAAAAGAGATATAAACTTGTTGGTGCTTCAATTAGGAGCAGCTCTTGCTGTATCTTTTGCTGGATTTCTCTTTGCCCGATTTAGaaagaatacaaaaagaaTTGGACCTACTTTGCCTCCTCTTCCACCTCACTCTTCTG ATAATGGATACAGAGACTATTCCAACAAATCCATTGAT AGACGAGATGAGGGCACGGAGAAGACGGATGAAGAGACTTTAATTGGTGTTTCGCCACGAAGGGAATGTGATCTTGATGAAAAAGATGTGTTTCTTTTACCGGAGTTTGAAGAGGAAGCTAAAAAGTTAGATTTGTTGGTTTGTGATGACTGTGAAACACCGAGGTCAGATATAACTGCTCCTTTAGCATTTCCTAGCGAAGAGGAAGCTGATCATGAGAATGAGATTAACCGGTTGAGAAACACGGTGAGAGCGCTccgtgagagagagaggtgtCTTGAGGATAAGTTGTTAGAATACTACAGCCTTAAGGAGCAGCAAAAGATTGCAATGGAACTGAGAAGTAGATTGAAGCTAAACCAGATGGAGACtaaagttttcaattttaagaTCAAGAAGTTGCAAGCAGAGAACGAAAAACTTAAGGCTGAATGTTTTGAGCATTCTAAAGTTTTGTTGGAGCTGGATATGGCTAAGTCTCAGGTTCAAGTGCTTAAGAAGAAACTGAACATCAATACTCAACAACACGTAGCGCAGATCTTGTCGCTTAAACAACGAGTGGCGAGGctgcaagaagaagaaatcaaggCTGTGTTACCTGATCTTGAAGCTGATAAGATGATGCAGAGGTTAAGGGATTTGGAAAGTGAGATCAACGAGCTTACGGATACTAACACGAGATTACAGTTTGAGAATTTTGAGCTTTCTGAGAAGCTGGAGTCTGTTCAAATCATAGCAAATTCAAAACTGGAGGAACCAGAGGAG ATTGAGACATTACGCGAAGATTGTAACCGATTGAGGAGTGAAAATGAAGAGTTAAAGAAGGATGTCGAGCAGCTTCAAGGGGATCGATGTACTGACCTCGAGCAGCTCGTTTATCTCAGATGGATAAATGCTTGCTTAAGATATGAGCTAAGGACTTACCAGCCTCCTGCTGGTAAAACTGTTGCTAGGGATCTTAGTACTACTCTAAGTCCTACTTCAGAGGAGAAAGCAAAGCAACTGATCCTCGAATACGCACATAGCGAAGATAACACTGATTATGATCGATGGTCATCTTCGCAGGAAGAGTCATCAATGATCACTGACTCAATGTTTTTAGATGATTCTTCTGTTGACACTTTGTTtgcaactaaaacaaaaaagacaggaaagaagaagctgatgCATAAGTTAATGAAGATCTTACATGGTAAAGATACTAAAGACAGCAAGAAGAGAGCTGGTTCATCGGAACCGAGCAGCTCAAACACTGGTGTTCATTCAACTCCTAGGCAGCTTAGATCAACACATTCAATGGACTTCCAAATGTTGATGCGTGGCaaagacgaggaagaagactTCAAGAATCACATTGTGATGCTGCGTCGTAAGAGTGAAGCAGCAGGTTCTTCCACTTATGGAGAAGAACACTGTTTGGAAACAGATCAAAACGGGAAGAAAGAGCTGATTAAATTAGCAGATGCGCTTACGAAATCTCGTTCTACAAAGAAACTGCATAAGAAATCTGTGtccttctttttctga
- a CDS encoding Mannose-binding lectin superfamily protein (Mannose-binding lectin superfamily protein; FUNCTIONS IN: molecular_function unknown; INVOLVED IN: biological_process unknown; LOCATED IN: membrane; EXPRESSED IN: shoot, cotyledon, hypocotyl, leaf; CONTAINS InterPro DOMAIN/s: Mannose-binding lectin (InterPro:IPR001229); BEST Arabidopsis thaliana protein match is: Mannose-binding lectin superfamily protein (TAIR:AT5G35940.1); Has 1742 Blast hits to 773 proteins in 43 species: Archae - 0; Bacteria - 7; Metazoa - 0; Fungi - 4; Plants - 1729; Viruses - 0; Other Eukaryotes - 2 (source: NCBI BLink).), with protein MALKVEAKGGKVGIQWDDGSDYHDVTKIYVRGGLEGIQFIKFEYVKAGKKVIGPIHGASGRGFTETFEINNLEKEYLLSIEGYYNASTGVIQCLQFITNKKTYDPIGYNEGARFTLSASRSKIIGFHGFADKYLNSLGAYFIKIPSIQSAIEGAKTTGKGFDDGGDYDGIRKVYVTTDGSAIRHVRFDYDKAGQVETRERGAKTGTQHEFTVNHPYEYITSVEGTYAHTQPYNCVVLTSLTFKTSKGRASPAIGKVTGSKFKLERQGDAIVGFHGRVGSCIDGIGVYYAPLPPSPPPPEKLQGQGGDGGDSWDDGAFKNVKKIYVGQGDVGIAAVKFEYETYTSEVILAERHGKETLLGYEDEYITAVEGCHDKVIGSETGVITMLRFKTNKRNSPPFGLESAFSFILEKDGHKIVGFHGKASTLLHQIGVHVTAIA; from the exons ATGGCCCTCAAGGTGGAAGCTAAAGGTGGAAAGGTAGGGATCCAGTGGGATGATGGATCTGACTATCATGATGTAACAAAGATATATGTACGAGGTGGTCTTGAAGGTATTCAGTTCATCAAGTTTGAGTATGTCAAGGCTGGGAAAAAGGTTATTGGACCAATCCATGGTGCTTCTGGTCGTGGTTTCACAGAGACG TTTGAGATCAACAATTTGgaaaaagaatatttgttATCTATTGAGGGTTACTACAACGCATCTACCGGTGTGATACAATGTCTTCAGTTCATAACTAACAAGAAGACTTATGATCCAATCGGATACAATGAGGGTGCTAGGTTTACACTTAGCGCTAGCAGGAGCAAGATTATTGGGTTTCATGGATTTGCTGACAAGTATCTCAACTCTCTTGGAGCATATTTTATCAAGATTCCTTCAATCCAATCAGCAATCGAAGGTGCTAAAACCACAGGAAAAGGTTTTGATGATGGTGGTGACTACGACGGCATAAGAAAAGTGTACGTTACAACTGATGGCTCTGCAATTAGGCATGTAAGGTTCGACTATGACAAAGCCGGTCAAGTGGAAACTCGTGAGCGCGGGGCGAAGACCGGAACACAACATGAG TTTACGGTCAATCATCCATATGAATATATCACATCTGTGGAGGGAACCTACGCTCATACCCAACCTTACAATTGTGTTGTTCTTACATCGTTAactttcaaaacatcaaaaggaAGAGCCTCTCCAGCGATTGGAAAAGTGACTGGTAGCAAATTCAAGCTGGAGAGACAAGGTGATGCTATTGTTGGGTTCCATGGACGGGTAGGCTCTTGTATTGATGGTATCGGGGTGTATTACGCTCCACTTCcaccttctcctcctcctccagaGAAACTCCAAGGCCAAGGTGGTGACGGTGGAGATTCTTGGGACGATGGTGCTTTCAAAAATGTGAAGAAGATATATGTAGGACAAGGCGATGTTGGGATTGCTGCAGTCAAATTTGAGTACGAGACTTACACTAGTGAGGTGATTCTGGCAGAAAGACATGGAAAGGAAACATTGCTCGGATACGAAGA TGAGTACATTACAGCTGTGGAAGGTTGTCACGATAAAGTAATTGGATCTGAAACTGGAGTTATAACCATGCTTAGGTTCAAGACCAACAAACGTAACTCTCCACCATTTGGACTCGAATCTGCGTTCAGCTTTATACTTGAGAAAGATGGGCACAAGATCGTTGGGTTCCACGGAAAAGCTAGTACCTTGCTTCATCAGATTGGAGTCCATGTCACGGCTATTGCCTAG
- a CDS encoding Mannose-binding lectin superfamily protein (Mannose-binding lectin superfamily protein; FUNCTIONS IN: molecular_function unknown; INVOLVED IN: biological_process unknown; EXPRESSED IN: shoot, hypocotyl; CONTAINS InterPro DOMAIN/s: Mannose-binding lectin (InterPro:IPR001229); BEST Arabidopsis thaliana protein match is: Mannose-binding lectin superfamily protein (TAIR:AT5G35950.1).) encodes MALKVEAKGGKVGIQWDDGSDYHDVTKIYVRGGLEGIQFIKFEYVKAGKKVIGPIHGASGRGFTETFEINNLEKEYLLSIEGYYNASTGVIQCLQFITNKKTYDPIGYNEGARFTLSASRSKIIGFHGFADKYLNSLGAYFIKIPSIQSAIEGAKTTGKGFDDGGDYDGIRKVYVTTDGSAIRHVRFDYDKAGQVETRERGAKTGTQHEFTVNHPYEYITSVEGTYAHTQPYNCVVLTSLTFKTSKGRASPAIGKVTGSKFKLERQGDAIVGFHGRVGSCIDGIGVYYAPLPPSPPPPEKLQGQGGDGGDSWDDGAFKNVKKIYVGQGDVGIAAVKFEYETYTSEVILAERHGKETLLGYEDLNWTIRVSTLQLWKVVTIK; translated from the exons ATGGCCCTCAAGGTGGAAGCTAAAGGTGGAAAGGTAGGGATCCAGTGGGATGATGGATCTGACTATCATGATGTAACAAAGATATATGTACGAGGTGGTCTTGAAGGTATTCAGTTCATCAAGTTTGAGTATGTCAAGGCTGGGAAAAAGGTTATTGGACCAATCCATGGTGCTTCTGGTCGTGGTTTCACAGAGACG TTTGAGATCAACAATTTGgaaaaagaatatttgttATCTATTGAGGGTTACTACAACGCATCTACCGGTGTGATACAATGTCTTCAGTTCATAACTAACAAGAAGACTTATGATCCAATCGGATACAATGAGGGTGCTAGGTTTACACTTAGCGCTAGCAGGAGCAAGATTATTGGGTTTCATGGATTTGCTGACAAGTATCTCAACTCTCTTGGAGCATATTTTATCAAGATTCCTTCAATCCAATCAGCAATCGAAGGTGCTAAAACCACAGGAAAAGGTTTTGATGATGGTGGTGACTACGACGGCATAAGAAAAGTGTACGTTACAACTGATGGCTCTGCAATTAGGCATGTAAGGTTCGACTATGACAAAGCCGGTCAAGTGGAAACTCGTGAGCGCGGGGCGAAGACCGGAACACAACATGAG TTTACGGTCAATCATCCATATGAATATATCACATCTGTGGAGGGAACCTACGCTCATACCCAACCTTACAATTGTGTTGTTCTTACATCGTTAactttcaaaacatcaaaaggaAGAGCCTCTCCAGCGATTGGAAAAGTGACTGGTAGCAAATTCAAGCTGGAGAGACAAGGTGATGCTATTGTTGGGTTCCATGGACGGGTAGGCTCTTGTATTGATGGTATCGGGGTGTATTACGCTCCACTTCcaccttctcctcctcctccagaGAAACTCCAAGGCCAAGGTGGTGACGGTGGAGATTCTTGGGACGATGGTGCTTTCAAAAATGTGAAGAAGATATATGTAGGACAAGGCGATGTTGGGATTGCTGCAGTCAAATTTGAGTACGAGACTTACACTAGTGAGGTGATTCTGGCAGAAAGACATGGAAAGGAAACATTGCTCGGATACGAAGA TTTGAACTGGACTATCCGAGTGAGTACATTACAGCTGTGGAAGGTTGTCACGATAAAGTAA